The Falco peregrinus isolate bFalPer1 chromosome 9, bFalPer1.pri, whole genome shotgun sequence genome includes a window with the following:
- the LOC114011172 gene encoding vigilin-like, whose amino-acid sequence MMQKGCALCSHQENEHTADLIVEQKFHRTIIGQKGEPIWEIREKFPEVIINFPDPAHKSDIVQLRGPKNEVEKCTEYMQKMVADLVENSFSISVPICKQFHKNIIGKGGANIKKIRKESNTKIDLPAKNSNSETIVITGKRANCEAARHRILAIQKELANSTEVEVSIPSKLHSSLIGAKDHFVRSILEDCGGVHIHFPTKGSGSDTVTIRGPAQGGEKAKKQLLHL is encoded by the exons ATGATGCAGAAG GggtgtgccctctgttcccatcaggaaaatgaacacactgcggacctaatcgttgagcagaaattccaccggaccatcatTGGGCAGAAGGGTGAGCCgatctgggaaatccgggagaaattcccagag gttatcatcaacttcccagaccctgcacacaagagtgacatcgtccaactccgaggtcccaaaaatgaggtggagaagtgcaccgagtacatgcaaaagatggtggcagacctg gttgaaaacagcttttctatttctgtccccatctgcaaacagttccacaagaacatcatagggaaaggaggtgccaacatcaagaag atccgtaaagaaagcaacaccaaaattgatctcccagcaaagaacagcaactcggagacgattgttatcacaggcaagagggcaaactgtgaggctgctcgccacaggattCTTGCCATCCAGAAGGAGCTG GCCAACAGCACAGAGGTGGAGGTCTCTATTCCTTCCAAACTGCACAGTTCCCTCATTGGTGCCAAAGACCACTTTGTCCGCTCCATCCTGGAGGACTGTGGTGGAGTCCACATCCACTTCCCCACCAAGGGCTCTGGCAGTGACACCGTGACCATCAGGGGCCCAGCCCAGGGTGGGGAGAAAGccaagaaacagctgctgcaccTGTGA